The genomic interval CTGCGCGCCCTCTACGCGATCCCGAACGGCACGATCTACGCCGAGATGCCGCGCGGCGCGGCGCCCGAGCGGCCCGCGCCGGCGGCGCCCTCCGGGCCGCTCCAGCTCTCGGTGGCGCCCTACGTCGACGACCGGCTCGGCTTCTCCCTGCACGTCCCGCTCGGCTGGCGCCTGATCCCGGCCCAGCGCGGCGTGGTCGCCATCGACGGGCTCGCCTGGGACTACGAGGGCTCCTTCCAGGTGATCGTGCACAGCTATGCGACGATCGCGTCCTACCTGCAGCGCCACGGGGAGGGGCACGTGCGCGGGGGCCGGGTGCTCGACCAGGCGAGCTTCGACCTCGCGGGCCATCCCGCCTTCCGCCTGCGCGTGGCCCAGCGCGGCGACACCCTGATCGAGGAGCACCTCTTCATCGAGACCGGCGACGGGCGCCTGATCGTCGTGATCGAGGAGTCGCCGGCCGACCTCTACGCCGGCTTCGCGCCCTGGTTCGAGGCGATCCAGGCCTCGCTCCAGGTGCTGCCGGCGCAGATCCCGGGCGCGCCGATGCCGAAGGCGAAGGCGGCGAAGAAGGACGGGCGCCCGCGGCGGCCGGTGCAGGCCCGATCCGCGGTGCCCGCACCCGCGCCGCCGGCGCCGGCCGCTGCGCCCGAGGCCGCCGCGCCCGGGACCGCTGCGCCCGGGACCGCTGCGACCGAAGCGGCCGCGCCCGAGGCCGCGCCGCTGCCGCAGGCGCCCGCGCTCGGCGTGCCGGTGCCCGCGCCGCCGGCGCCCGCCGCCGCAGCGGCGGAGCCGGCGCCCGAGCCGGCCCCCGCGCCCAGGCCCCGGCCCCGCCGCCGGGGCGGGCCCGGCGCGCGGCGCTGATCACTCGGCGGGCGCGTACTGCTCGAAGCGCGCCTTGTCGGTTGCCTTGAAGTAGGCGTCCGCGGGGCGGATCCGGTTGGCCTGGACGAGCGCGAGGAGGGCGTCGTCCATGGTCTGCATGCCGGCGGCCTTCCCGGACTGCATGATGTTGAGCAGCATCGGCGTGTTGCCCTCGCGGATCACGTTGGCGAGGCCGCTCGTGCGGATCAGGACCTCGTTGGCGGCGCAGCGGCCCTTGCCGTCGGCGGTGCGCAGGAGCTGCTGCGACACCACCCCGGCGAGCGACTCCGAGAGCGAGAGCCGCGCCTGGGGCTGCTCGTCGGCCGGGAAGGCGTCGATCACGCGGTCGATGGTCTTGGCGGCGCCGTTCGTGTGCAGGGTGCCGAAGACGAGCGCCCCCATCTCGGCCGCGGCGAGCGCCAGCGAGATGGTCTCGTAGTCGCGCATCTCGCCGACCAGGATCACATCGGCGTCCTCGCGCAGGGCCGCGCGCAGCGCCGGCGCGAAGCCGCGGCTGTGGATCCCGACCTCCCGGTGCGAGAACACGCAGCGCTTGTTCGGGTGCACGAACTCGATCGGGTCCTCGATCGTGAGCACGTGCTTGGCGTAGGCCTCGTTGATCTCGTTGATGATCGCGGCGAGCGTCGTCGACTTGCCCGAGCCGGTCGGGCCGGTGACCAGCACGAGCCCGCGGTCCAGGTGGGCGAACGAGTGGGCCGCCTTCGGCAGCGCCAGCTCCTCGAGGGTCAGGATCTCCTCGGGGATGATCCGGAACACGGCGCCCGCGCCGTTCTCGTGGGCGAAGTAGTTGGCGCGGAAGCGCGCCACGCCGGGGATCCCGTAGGCGAAGTCGAGGTCGTTCTGCTGCTCGTAGCTCTCCCACTGCGCGGGGGTCGCGATCTCGCGCAGGAGCGCGCGCACGCCGGCGTCGTCGAGCGGCGCCGCGCCCTCGATCGGGTCGAGCGAGCCCTTGCGGCGCATGCGCGGCGGCTGGCCGGCGGCGAGGTGCAGGTCCGAGCCGCCCTGCTCGCGCAGCGCGACGAGCATCTCCGTCAGGCTCCCCATCACGCGCCTCCCGCGCCGCCGAAGCGCTTCGGGTCCTCGCAGTGCCGGCGCGCCTCCTCCTGGGTGATCGTGCCGCTCTTCACGAGGCCCTCGAGCGAGGTGTCGAGCAGGCACATGCCCTGGCTGGCGCCGGTCTGGAGGATCGAGCGGATCTGGAAGGTCTTGTTCTCCCGGATCAGGTTCGAGACCGCCTTGTTCACCACCAGCACCTCGAGCGCAGGCACGCGGCCCTGGCCGTCGGCGCGGCGCACGAGCCGCTGCGACACCACCGCGCGCAGCGACTCCGAGAGCATCGTGCGCACCTGGCTCTGCTGATCGGGCGGGAAGACCCCGATCAGGCGGTCGATCGTGCGCACCGTGCTGTTCGTGTGGAGCGTGCCGAGCACGAAGTGGCCGGTCTCGGCGGCGGTGAGCGCGAGCGAGATGGTCTCGAGGTCGCGCAGCTCGCCGATCGCGATCACGTCGGGGTCCTCGCGCAGGGCGGCGCGCAGCGCGCGGGCGAAGGTCTCCGTGTGCGCGCGCACCTGGCGCTGGTTCACGAGGCAGCGCTGCGAGGGATGCAGCACCTCGATCGGGTCCTCGATGGTGAGGATGTGGTCGGTGCGCTCGCCGTTCACGAGGTGGAGGAAGGCCGCCATCGTGGACGACTTCCCGCAGCCGGCGGGCCCCGTCACGAGCACCATGCCCTGGTGGTAGTTGGTGAGCCGCGCGAGCGTCGTCGGCAGGCCCAGCTCCTGGAGCGAGGGCGGGTGGTCGGGCACCACGCGGAAGACGCCGTCGAGGCCGCGCTGCTGGCGGTAGACGTTGGCGCGGAAGCGCCCTACGCCGGGAAGGGTATAGGCGAGGTCGACCTGGCCGTCGGCGTCGAGCGCGGCGGCCTGCTCGGGCGTCAGGATCGAGCGCAGGAGCGCCTCGCCGCGGGCGGCGTCGAGCGCCTCGCTGCCCTGGGTCTCGAGCACGCCGTGGCGGCGCCAGCGCAGGGGTGCGCCGCCGTGGAGGTGCAGGTCGGAGGCGCCCGCCGCGACGCCCGCGCGCAGGATCTCGTGCATCGCCTCGCGCGCGGCGCCGTCGCCGGGCGCGGCCGCCGGGGCGCCGGGCGCGGCGGCCCCGGCGGCCGTGGGCTTCGCCGCCGGCGCCGTGACCCCGCGCGCGCTCGCCTCGCCGGCGGTGGGCTTCGCCGCGGGCGCCGGCGGCGCGGTGGGCCGGGCAGCCGGGGGGGTCTGGGCGGGAGACTTCGCCGCAGGCGCCGGCCCACTGGCCGGTGCGGGCGCTGCGCCCGGGCGCGCCTGCGCCTGCGTCGCGGGCGCCGGCAGCGTACGGGCGGTCACCGCCCCCGGCTCGGGCCCGGGCACCAGGGCCGCCGCCACCTCGCCGGCGCGCTTCGCGGCCTGCTTCGCGAGCACCTGCTTCTGCGCCACCAGGAGCTTCTGGAGCTGCGTCGGCGTCAGGAATCCCTTCTCGACCAGGATCTCGCCGAGGCGCAGGCGGCCGCCGCTGCGGCCCTGCTCGTCGGTGGCCTCCTCGAGCTGGGCAGGCGTCAGGAGCTTGTTGTGGAGGGCGATGCGGCCGAGCAGCACGTCGTTGTCGGGCGGCGGCGGAGGCATGGCCCGGCACTCATCGGCCGCGGCTGCGCAGGCATTGAATCGGGCCTGCGCCAGGCTCCCAGAAGAATGGGACCCCGTGGGGAGCCAATCCGTGCGGGCCCTTCTGGATCCCGGAGCGCCGGACGTGCGCGGCGCCAGGCTGGCTACCCTCGGCCGCCCATCCCCAGCAGGAGCCCCGCCGATGGCCATCGACTTCCGCTTCCCCGAAGAGATCGAGCTCGTCCGCACCAAGGTCCGCGAGTTCTGCGAGCAGGTCGTGCGGCCGGCGGAGAAGGAGATCGCGGCGCACGAGGGCGACCGCAAGGTGCTCGTCGAGCAGGTGATCCGGATGCGCAAGGCCGCCCAGGAGTGGGGCCTGTGGCTGCCGCACATGCCCGAGGAGTGGGGCGGGATGGGGCTCGGGCACGTCGCGATGGCGGCGGTGTCGGCGGAGGCGGCGAAGACCCGCTTCGGGCCCTTCGCGCTGAACGCGCAGGCGCCCGACGAGGGCAACATGCACACGCTCCTGCACTGGGGCACGCCGGCGCAGAAGGAGAAGTACCTGCGGCCGCTCTGCCAGGGCCGCGCCCGCTCGTGCTTCGCGATGACCGAGCCCGAGGTGGCGGGCTCCGACCCGACCCTGATCCAGACCCGCGCCGTCCCGGACGGCGACGACTGGGTGATCGAGGGCCACAAGTGGTTCATCTCGGGCGCGCACGGCGCACAGTTCGCGATCCTGATCGCGCGCACCGAGGAGGACCCCGCCGTGCCGCAGGCGGTGACCAGCGCCTTCCTCGTCGACCTGCCGAGCCCCGGCTGGGAGTTCGTGCGCGACATCCACACCATGAGCGGAAGCCACAACCACTGCGAGGTGCGGATCCACGGGCTGCGCGTGCCCGGCGCGAACCTCCTCGGCGGGCGCGGCGACGGGCACCGCCTCGGCCAGTACCGGCTCGGCCCCGCGCGGCTCGCGCACTGCATGCGCTGGATCGGCCAGGCCGAGATGGCGCTCGACATGACCATCGACCGCGCCATGAAGCGCTACGCGCACGGCTCGCTGCTCGGCGAGAAGCAGGGCATCCAGTGGATGATCGCCGACAGCACCCTGGAGCTGTACCAGTGCAAGCTCATGGTGCTCCACGCCGCCTACAAGGTGGACCGCGGCGAGGACTTCAAGAGCGAGGTCTCGATGGCCAAGCACTTCGTCGCGGGCGCGCTCAACCGCATCGTCGACCGCGCGATCCAGGTCCACGGCGCGCTCGGCTACTCGAGCGACACGCCGCTCGCCCAGATGGCCACCCAGGCACGCTGGGCACGCTTCGCCGACGGCGCCGACGAGGTCCACCAGTGGCGGATCGCCCAGCGCGCGATCGAGGCCTACACCAAGACCGGCAGCGTCGGACCGGCGGCGGGGGATCTGCCGATCTAGCTAGGGCGCGAGGAGCTCGCGAGCGGTCCCTGGCCCCCCAGCGGGCGCATTCGAATGTCGGGTCTCGCAGGCGCCGCCCGTCAGGTGATCCCTGGCTCGAGGAGCGGCAGACGCCGTATCACCTCCGTCATCTCCGCGAGCAGCCCAGAGGGCGTGCCGTG from Deltaproteobacteria bacterium carries:
- a CDS encoding acyl-CoA dehydrogenase family protein — encoded protein: MAIDFRFPEEIELVRTKVREFCEQVVRPAEKEIAAHEGDRKVLVEQVIRMRKAAQEWGLWLPHMPEEWGGMGLGHVAMAAVSAEAAKTRFGPFALNAQAPDEGNMHTLLHWGTPAQKEKYLRPLCQGRARSCFAMTEPEVAGSDPTLIQTRAVPDGDDWVIEGHKWFISGAHGAQFAILIARTEEDPAVPQAVTSAFLVDLPSPGWEFVRDIHTMSGSHNHCEVRIHGLRVPGANLLGGRGDGHRLGQYRLGPARLAHCMRWIGQAEMALDMTIDRAMKRYAHGSLLGEKQGIQWMIADSTLELYQCKLMVLHAAYKVDRGEDFKSEVSMAKHFVAGALNRIVDRAIQVHGALGYSSDTPLAQMATQARWARFADGADEVHQWRIAQRAIEAYTKTGSVGPAAGDLPI
- a CDS encoding type IV pilus twitching motility protein PilT: MGSLTEMLVALREQGGSDLHLAAGQPPRMRRKGSLDPIEGAAPLDDAGVRALLREIATPAQWESYEQQNDLDFAYGIPGVARFRANYFAHENGAGAVFRIIPEEILTLEELALPKAAHSFAHLDRGLVLVTGPTGSGKSTTLAAIINEINEAYAKHVLTIEDPIEFVHPNKRCVFSHREVGIHSRGFAPALRAALREDADVILVGEMRDYETISLALAAAEMGALVFGTLHTNGAAKTIDRVIDAFPADEQPQARLSLSESLAGVVSQQLLRTADGKGRCAANEVLIRTSGLANVIREGNTPMLLNIMQSGKAAGMQTMDDALLALVQANRIRPADAYFKATDKARFEQYAPAE
- a CDS encoding matrixin family metalloprotease — protein: MTGPCARWALAAVALAAAGCGAYAKPSREPFLPSRYDYARFRDEGPGRADALLEPNYLPFAAHRMELAGHREDVIVFCRWDQDRFPLSVYVYQPSIPAELQSEFRTQDPSEYVDAAWRALASWQEAGTGAVSFQRAANADDADLRVELIGAAGPAPEEGVQVLGTTPLARACRVQGRSIVQDRLDVRFKVPVIRIYVADQHGLLPPDQVERNVLHEMGHALGMKGHSPIPADLMYEVARDRRVSRLSQADANTLRALYAIPNGTIYAEMPRGAAPERPAPAAPSGPLQLSVAPYVDDRLGFSLHVPLGWRLIPAQRGVVAIDGLAWDYEGSFQVIVHSYATIASYLQRHGEGHVRGGRVLDQASFDLAGHPAFRLRVAQRGDTLIEEHLFIETGDGRLIVVIEESPADLYAGFAPWFEAIQASLQVLPAQIPGAPMPKAKAAKKDGRPRRPVQARSAVPAPAPPAPAAAPEAAAPGTAAPGTAATEAAAPEAAPLPQAPALGVPVPAPPAPAAAAAEPAPEPAPAPRPRPRRRGGPGARR
- a CDS encoding type IV pilus twitching motility protein PilT, which produces MHEILRAGVAAGASDLHLHGGAPLRWRRHGVLETQGSEALDAARGEALLRSILTPEQAAALDADGQVDLAYTLPGVGRFRANVYRQQRGLDGVFRVVPDHPPSLQELGLPTTLARLTNYHQGMVLVTGPAGCGKSSTMAAFLHLVNGERTDHILTIEDPIEVLHPSQRCLVNQRQVRAHTETFARALRAALREDPDVIAIGELRDLETISLALTAAETGHFVLGTLHTNSTVRTIDRLIGVFPPDQQSQVRTMLSESLRAVVSQRLVRRADGQGRVPALEVLVVNKAVSNLIRENKTFQIRSILQTGASQGMCLLDTSLEGLVKSGTITQEEARRHCEDPKRFGGAGGA